From the genome of Nakamurella flavida, one region includes:
- the atpA gene encoding F0F1 ATP synthase subunit alpha, protein MSELTISADEIRSAIDSYVADYTPEVTREEVGVVASTGDGIATVEGLPSAMANELLQFPGGVLGVALNLDVRSIGAVILGDANTIEEGQEVTRTGEILSVPVGDAFLGRVVNPLGQPIDGLGEIASEGTRALELQAASVVERQGVGEPLQTGIKAIDAMTPIGRGQRQLIIGDRKTGKTAVCVDTIINQKQNWETGDPKQQVRCVYVAVGQKGTTIAGVRQSLEDAGALEYTTIVASPASDSAGFKWLAPYTGSSIGQHWMYQGKHVLIIFDDLSKQAEAYRAISLLLRRPPGREAYPGDVFYLHSRLLERCAKLSDELGAGSMTGLPIIETKAGDVSAYIPTNVISITDGQCFLQGDLFNAGVRPAVNVGVSVSRVGGAAQIKAMRKVSGTLRLDLSAYRELEAFAAFGSDLDSASKRSLARGSRLVELLKQPQFSPYPVEEQVVSIWAGTRGHLDRVPVEDIRRFESEFLQFLRHAPSSPLESIKSSRDLSKDAEDALLTALEDFSDSFTTSEGSILGRQAEVKPMDSADVGQEKIQVRRAQPKK, encoded by the coding sequence ATGAGCGAGTTGACCATCTCCGCGGACGAGATCCGTTCGGCGATCGACAGCTATGTCGCCGACTACACCCCCGAGGTGACCCGGGAGGAGGTCGGCGTCGTCGCCAGCACCGGTGACGGCATCGCCACCGTCGAGGGTCTGCCGTCGGCCATGGCGAACGAGTTGCTGCAGTTCCCCGGAGGGGTGCTGGGTGTCGCCCTGAACCTCGACGTCCGCTCCATCGGCGCGGTCATCCTCGGTGACGCGAACACCATCGAGGAGGGACAGGAGGTCACCCGCACCGGCGAGATCCTCTCCGTCCCCGTCGGCGACGCCTTCCTGGGCCGCGTGGTCAACCCGCTGGGCCAGCCGATCGACGGCCTGGGCGAGATCGCGTCGGAGGGCACCCGTGCCCTGGAGCTGCAGGCGGCCTCGGTCGTCGAGCGGCAGGGCGTGGGCGAGCCGCTGCAGACCGGCATCAAGGCCATCGACGCGATGACGCCGATCGGCCGCGGCCAGCGCCAGCTGATCATCGGCGACCGCAAGACCGGCAAGACCGCCGTCTGCGTCGACACGATCATCAACCAGAAGCAGAACTGGGAGACCGGCGACCCGAAGCAGCAGGTCCGCTGCGTCTACGTCGCCGTCGGTCAGAAGGGCACCACGATCGCCGGTGTCCGGCAGTCCCTCGAGGACGCCGGCGCGCTGGAGTACACGACGATCGTCGCCTCGCCCGCCTCGGACAGCGCCGGCTTCAAGTGGCTCGCGCCGTACACCGGCTCCTCGATCGGCCAGCACTGGATGTACCAGGGCAAGCACGTCCTGATCATCTTCGACGACCTGTCCAAGCAGGCCGAGGCCTACCGCGCGATCTCGCTGCTGCTGCGGCGCCCGCCGGGCCGCGAGGCCTACCCGGGCGACGTCTTCTACTTGCACTCCCGTCTGCTGGAGCGCTGCGCGAAGCTGTCCGACGAGCTGGGCGCGGGCTCGATGACCGGTCTGCCCATCATCGAGACCAAGGCCGGTGACGTCTCCGCGTACATCCCGACCAACGTCATCTCGATCACCGACGGCCAGTGCTTCCTGCAGGGCGACCTGTTCAACGCCGGTGTCCGCCCCGCCGTCAACGTCGGCGTGTCGGTCTCCCGGGTCGGCGGCGCCGCGCAGATCAAGGCCATGCGGAAGGTCTCCGGCACCCTGCGTCTGGACCTGTCGGCCTACCGCGAGCTGGAGGCGTTCGCCGCCTTCGGGTCCGATCTGGACTCGGCGTCCAAGCGGTCCCTGGCCCGCGGCTCGCGACTGGTGGAACTGCTCAAGCAGCCGCAGTTCTCCCCGTACCCGGTGGAGGAGCAGGTCGTCTCCATCTGGGCCGGCACCCGTGGGCACCTGGACCGTGTCCCGGTGGAGGACATCCGCCGCTTCGAGAGCGAGTTCCTGCAGTTCCTGCGGCACGCTCCGAGCAGCCCGCTCGAGTCCATCAAGAGCTCGCGCGACCTGTCCAAGGATGCCGAGGACGCCCTGCTGACCGCGCTGGAGGACTTCTCCGACAGCTTCACCACGTCCGAGGGTTCGATCCTGGGCCGTCAGGCCGAGGTCAAGCCCATGGATTCCGCGGACGTGGGCCAGGAGAAGATCCAGGTCCGACGCGCGCAGCCGAAGAAGTGA
- a CDS encoding F0F1 ATP synthase subunit gamma, with product MAAQVRVLRQRVRSVRSTQKTTKAMEMIATSRIAKAQAKVAAAAPYSELITDVLEALANVSTLDHPLLTERENARRAAILLVTSDRGLCGGYNANAIKSAEELTALLRSQGKEVVLFVIGRKGLGYYNFRQRPVVDSWSGFSEQPTYADAEAAAASLLPAFLVGSDGTTPDGGQGVDEIHVVSTHFVSMMTQSPTARRLAPMEIEYVEQSGTGSDAKLGPSYEFEPSPEALLDEMLPKYITTRIYAALLDSAASESAARRAACKSATDNANDIIKKLSREANQARQAQITQELSEIVGGADALAAAGNEED from the coding sequence ATGGCCGCCCAGGTCAGGGTGCTCAGGCAACGGGTGCGCTCGGTGCGCTCGACGCAGAAGACCACCAAGGCGATGGAGATGATCGCCACCTCCCGGATCGCCAAGGCCCAGGCCAAGGTGGCTGCGGCTGCTCCGTACTCCGAGCTCATCACCGACGTCCTCGAGGCGCTGGCGAACGTGTCGACCCTGGACCACCCGTTGCTGACCGAGCGGGAGAACGCCCGACGGGCGGCGATCCTGCTCGTCACCTCGGATCGTGGGCTCTGCGGTGGCTACAACGCCAACGCGATCAAGTCCGCGGAGGAGCTCACCGCCCTACTCAGGAGCCAGGGCAAGGAGGTCGTGCTCTTCGTCATCGGCCGGAAGGGTCTGGGGTACTACAACTTCCGGCAGCGCCCGGTCGTCGACTCCTGGTCCGGCTTCTCCGAGCAGCCGACCTACGCCGATGCCGAGGCCGCGGCGGCCAGTCTGCTGCCGGCCTTCCTGGTCGGGTCGGACGGGACCACGCCGGACGGTGGGCAGGGCGTCGACGAGATCCACGTGGTGTCCACCCACTTCGTCTCGATGATGACCCAGTCGCCCACCGCACGGCGGCTGGCACCCATGGAGATCGAGTACGTGGAGCAGTCGGGCACGGGATCGGACGCCAAGCTGGGTCCGTCCTACGAGTTCGAGCCGTCCCCCGAGGCGCTGCTCGACGAGATGTTGCCGAAGTACATCACCACCCGCATCTACGCGGCCCTGCTGGATTCGGCGGCGAGCGAGTCCGCCGCCCGTCGTGCTGCGTGCAAGAGCGCCACCGACAACGCCAACGACATCATCAAGAAGTTGAGCCGGGAGGCCAACCAGGCCCGGCAGGCCCAGATCACCCAGGAACTCAGCGAGATCGTCGGCGGCGCCGATGCCCTCGCCGCGGCCGGAAACGAAGAGGACTGA
- the atpD gene encoding F0F1 ATP synthase subunit beta, which produces MSTAFQTTPQSTGVTGRVVRVIGPVVDVEFPRGEVPELFNALHVPVSGLGDDRTLTLEVALHLGDDIIRAISMQPTDGLVRGASVTDTGKPISVPVGDAVKGHVFNALGKCLDAPGTAEDAEHWPIYRKPPSFDQLEGRTTQLVTGIKVIDLLTPYVQGGKIGLFGGAGVGKTVLIQEMITRVAKNFGGTSVFAGVGERTREGNDLFTEMTESGVINDTALVFGQMDEPPGTRMRVALSALTMAEYFRDVQNQDVLLFIDNIFRFTQAGSEVSTLLGRMPSAVGYQPTLADEMGELQERITSTKGRSITSLQAIYVPADDYTDPAPATTFAHLDATTELDRAITEKGIYPAVNPLSSTSRILDPQYVGDEHYRVAQEVIRILQKYKELQDIIAILGMDELSEEDKLLVGRARRMERYLGQNFFVAKQFTGMDGSYVEMDHTIESFNAIAKGEYDHIPEQAFLNVGGIDDVLAKAKTLEG; this is translated from the coding sequence ATGAGCACTGCTTTCCAGACAACCCCGCAGTCGACCGGTGTGACCGGTCGGGTCGTCCGGGTCATCGGCCCGGTCGTGGACGTCGAGTTCCCCCGCGGCGAGGTGCCCGAGCTGTTCAACGCTCTGCACGTCCCCGTGTCCGGGCTCGGCGACGACCGCACCCTGACCCTCGAGGTCGCGCTGCACCTCGGCGACGACATCATCCGCGCCATCTCCATGCAGCCGACCGACGGTCTGGTGCGCGGCGCCTCGGTCACCGACACCGGGAAGCCGATCTCGGTGCCCGTCGGTGACGCGGTCAAGGGGCACGTCTTCAACGCCCTCGGCAAGTGCCTGGACGCTCCCGGTACCGCCGAGGACGCCGAGCACTGGCCGATCTACCGCAAGCCCCCGTCGTTCGACCAGCTCGAGGGTCGGACCACCCAGCTGGTCACCGGCATCAAGGTCATCGACCTGCTGACCCCGTACGTGCAGGGCGGCAAGATCGGCCTGTTCGGTGGGGCCGGCGTGGGCAAGACCGTCCTCATCCAGGAGATGATCACCCGCGTCGCCAAGAACTTCGGTGGCACCTCGGTCTTCGCCGGAGTGGGCGAGCGCACCCGCGAGGGCAACGACCTCTTCACCGAGATGACCGAGTCGGGCGTCATCAACGACACCGCACTCGTCTTCGGCCAGATGGACGAGCCGCCGGGGACCCGCATGCGCGTCGCCCTGTCCGCGCTGACCATGGCGGAGTACTTCCGCGATGTGCAGAACCAGGACGTGCTGCTCTTCATCGACAACATCTTCCGGTTCACCCAGGCGGGTTCCGAGGTCTCCACCCTGCTCGGCCGCATGCCGTCCGCGGTGGGGTACCAGCCCACCCTGGCCGACGAGATGGGCGAGCTGCAGGAGCGGATCACCTCCACCAAGGGCCGCTCGATCACCTCGCTGCAGGCGATCTACGTGCCTGCGGACGACTACACCGACCCGGCGCCGGCGACCACCTTCGCCCACCTGGACGCGACCACCGAGCTCGACCGGGCGATCACCGAGAAGGGGATCTACCCCGCGGTGAACCCGTTGTCCTCAACGTCGCGGATCCTGGACCCGCAGTACGTCGGTGACGAGCACTACCGCGTCGCGCAGGAGGTCATCCGGATCCTCCAGAAGTACAAGGAGCTCCAGGACATCATCGCGATCCTCGGCATGGACGAGCTGTCCGAGGAGGACAAGCTCCTCGTGGGTCGCGCTCGCCGCATGGAGCGTTACCTGGGCCAGAACTTCTTCGTGGCCAAGCAGTTCACCGGCATGGACGGTTCGTACGTCGAGATGGACCACACCATCGAGTCGTTCAACGCCATCGCCAAGGGCGAGTACGACCACATCCCCGAGCAGGCCTTCCTGAACGTGGGTGGCATCGACGACGTGCTGGCCAAGGCCAAGACGCTCGAGGGCTGA
- a CDS encoding F0F1 ATP synthase subunit epsilon has product MAEMQVDLVAVERKVWSGTAEMVVARTVDGDIGIMPGHAPLLAQLREGFAARIQQAGGNVLGIAVHGGFLSVTKEGVSILAEDAQLSDEIDVSHARQTYEAAKARGDSAEAEADLRRAQAQLLATGNDI; this is encoded by the coding sequence GTGGCCGAGATGCAGGTAGACCTGGTCGCCGTCGAGCGCAAGGTGTGGTCCGGGACCGCCGAGATGGTGGTCGCCCGGACCGTGGACGGTGACATCGGGATCATGCCCGGTCATGCCCCGTTGCTCGCCCAGTTGCGCGAGGGTTTCGCGGCGCGCATCCAGCAGGCGGGCGGGAACGTTCTGGGCATCGCCGTCCACGGCGGATTCCTCTCCGTGACGAAGGAGGGCGTGTCCATCCTCGCCGAGGATGCCCAGCTCTCCGACGAGATCGACGTGAGTCACGCCCGTCAGACGTACGAGGCGGCGAAGGCCCGCGGTGATTCCGCGGAGGCCGAGGCCGATCTGCGGCGGGCACAGGCCCAGCTGTTGGCCACCGGCAACGACATCTGA
- a CDS encoding DUF2550 domain-containing protein, whose product MDLVLIVEILGLALLALVVLVIVMVTVRRSRLARSGAVSVSWRFDVSRAGHGWVLGQGRFDGPNLLLYRSFSPLPMPARRLSRERLTLGERRCPAGTEADLLPVGSVIITCTDGGTPFELAVSEQVSTGVLSWLESLPPSSPAHRRGSLRRRD is encoded by the coding sequence GTGGACCTCGTCCTGATCGTGGAGATTCTCGGTCTCGCCCTGCTCGCTCTCGTCGTGCTGGTCATCGTGATGGTGACGGTGCGGCGGTCGCGGTTGGCCCGGTCCGGGGCGGTCAGCGTGTCGTGGCGGTTCGATGTGTCCCGTGCGGGCCACGGATGGGTGCTCGGCCAGGGCCGGTTCGACGGTCCGAACCTCCTGCTGTACCGGTCGTTCTCGCCGCTGCCGATGCCCGCGCGCCGACTGTCCCGGGAGCGGCTCACCTTGGGGGAGCGTCGCTGTCCGGCCGGTACGGAGGCCGATCTGCTGCCGGTCGGGTCGGTGATCATCACCTGCACCGATGGGGGCACCCCGTTCGAGCTGGCGGTCAGCGAGCAGGTGTCGACCGGGGTGCTGTCGTGGCTTGAGTCCCTGCCGCCGAGCAGCCCCGCGCATCGGCGCGGGTCCCTGCGCCGCCGCGACTGA
- a CDS encoding cob(I)yrinic acid a,c-diamide adenosyltransferase, translating into MAVHLTRIYTRTGDDGTTGLADFSRVSKTDPRLVAYADCDETNAALGIVMALGQPADPLRTVISRVQNELFDLGADLATPVSAEELAGGAGQPARLRITQDYIDRLESDCDTHNEALPALTSFILPGGTAAAALLHQARTVARRAERSAWTQVNADPEHTNALAALYLNRLSDLLFILARVANPDGDVTWVPGGSR; encoded by the coding sequence ATGGCCGTTCACCTGACCCGCATCTACACCCGTACCGGCGACGACGGGACCACCGGCCTCGCCGATTTCTCCCGAGTCAGCAAGACCGACCCGCGCCTGGTCGCCTACGCCGACTGCGACGAGACCAACGCCGCCCTGGGCATCGTGATGGCACTGGGGCAGCCCGCCGACCCGCTGAGGACCGTCATCAGCCGGGTCCAGAACGAACTGTTCGACCTCGGGGCGGACCTGGCCACGCCGGTGTCCGCCGAGGAGCTGGCCGGCGGCGCGGGCCAGCCGGCCAGACTGCGCATCACCCAGGACTACATCGACCGCCTGGAGAGTGATTGCGACACGCACAACGAGGCGCTTCCCGCCCTCACCTCGTTCATCCTGCCCGGGGGAACGGCGGCGGCGGCCCTCCTGCACCAGGCCCGCACCGTGGCACGCCGAGCCGAGCGCAGCGCCTGGACGCAGGTCAACGCCGATCCCGAGCACACCAATGCCCTCGCCGCCCTATACCTGAACCGGCTGTCGGACCTGCTGTTCATCCTCGCCCGGGTGGCGAACCCGGACGGCGACGTGACCTGGGTACCGGGCGGCTCGCGCTGA
- the murA gene encoding UDP-N-acetylglucosamine 1-carboxyvinyltransferase: MERFLVTGGVRLTGDVRVAGAKNSVLKLMAAALLAEGTTVIENCPDILDVPLMAEVLRGLGCEVVLTGDTVSVTTPAELSWHADFPAVGRLRASVCVLGPLMGRCHRAEVALPGGDAIGSRPLDMHQSGLRAMGAEMAIEHGKVVGRATELHGASIGLDFPSVGATENILTAAVLARGTTVIDNAAREPEIIDLAVMLQQMGADIQGAGTGTITIRGVDRLSPTRHRTVGDRVVGGTWAYAAAVTRGEVRVSGVNPAYLTAPLERLRAAGAEIELEPEAFTVAMPGRPRAVDFITMPYPGFPTDLQPMALTLAAVSDGHSMITENVFEARFRFVDELIRMGADARTDGHHASIRGRDQLSSAPVWSTDIRAGAGLVLAGMAAEGVTEVHEVFHIDRGYPRFVEDLQSLGATIERVTD; the protein is encoded by the coding sequence GTGGAACGTTTCCTGGTGACCGGTGGGGTGAGGCTGACCGGCGATGTCCGCGTCGCCGGCGCCAAGAACAGTGTGCTGAAACTGATGGCGGCCGCGTTGCTCGCCGAGGGCACCACGGTGATCGAGAACTGCCCGGACATCCTGGATGTCCCGCTGATGGCCGAGGTTCTCCGTGGCCTGGGGTGTGAGGTCGTCCTGACCGGCGACACGGTGTCGGTGACCACCCCGGCCGAACTGTCCTGGCACGCGGACTTCCCCGCGGTGGGGCGCCTCCGCGCGTCTGTCTGTGTCCTCGGTCCGCTGATGGGGCGCTGTCACCGTGCCGAGGTGGCCCTGCCCGGCGGCGACGCCATCGGTTCACGGCCTCTGGACATGCACCAGTCGGGGCTGCGCGCCATGGGGGCCGAGATGGCCATCGAACACGGCAAGGTGGTCGGCCGCGCGACCGAGCTGCACGGAGCGAGCATCGGGCTCGACTTCCCGAGTGTCGGTGCGACCGAGAACATCCTCACCGCAGCGGTACTCGCCCGGGGGACCACGGTGATCGACAATGCCGCTCGTGAGCCGGAGATCATCGACCTGGCCGTCATGCTGCAGCAGATGGGCGCGGACATCCAGGGCGCCGGTACCGGCACCATCACCATCCGGGGCGTCGACCGGCTCTCGCCCACCCGACACCGGACCGTGGGTGACCGGGTCGTCGGTGGCACCTGGGCCTACGCGGCGGCGGTGACCCGGGGCGAGGTGCGGGTGAGTGGGGTGAACCCGGCCTACCTGACTGCGCCCCTGGAGCGGCTGCGTGCCGCCGGGGCCGAGATCGAGCTGGAGCCCGAGGCGTTCACCGTGGCGATGCCCGGACGCCCTCGGGCGGTCGACTTCATCACCATGCCCTACCCCGGCTTCCCGACCGATCTGCAGCCCATGGCCCTGACCCTGGCCGCGGTGTCCGACGGTCACTCGATGATCACCGAGAACGTGTTCGAGGCCAGGTTCCGTTTCGTGGACGAACTGATCCGGATGGGCGCCGACGCACGGACCGACGGGCACCACGCGTCCATCCGCGGCCGCGACCAGCTGTCGAGCGCCCCGGTCTGGTCGACCGACATCCGCGCGGGCGCCGGGCTGGTGCTGGCCGGCATGGCCGCCGAGGGGGTCACCGAGGTGCACGAGGTGTTCCACATCGACCGCGGATACCCGCGGTTCGTGGAGGATCTGCAGTCCCTCGGGGCCACGATCGAACGCGTCACCGACTGA
- the nucS gene encoding endonuclease NucS, translating into MRLVVARCSVDYVGRLTAHLPSAVRLLMVKADGSVLVHSDGGSYKPLNWMSPPCWLIEEPGRWVVQNKAGEQLQIALEEVLTDVRHEFGVDPGLTKDGVESHLQVLLAEHVATLGHGWSLVRREFPTPIGPVDLMCRDADGRSVAVEIKRRGEIDGVEQLTRYLELLNRDPLLAPVQGIFAAQQIKPQARTLAEDRGIRCVVLDYDILRGLDSGEFRLF; encoded by the coding sequence GTGCGACTCGTGGTGGCTCGATGCTCAGTGGACTACGTCGGGCGACTGACCGCCCACCTGCCCTCGGCGGTACGGCTGTTGATGGTCAAGGCGGATGGTTCGGTTCTCGTCCATTCCGACGGTGGGTCCTACAAGCCGCTGAACTGGATGTCCCCGCCGTGCTGGTTGATCGAGGAACCGGGCCGCTGGGTCGTGCAGAACAAGGCCGGCGAACAGTTGCAGATCGCCTTGGAGGAAGTGCTCACCGACGTGCGGCACGAGTTCGGCGTCGACCCGGGGCTGACCAAGGACGGCGTCGAGTCTCATCTGCAGGTGCTGCTCGCCGAGCACGTGGCCACTCTGGGGCACGGGTGGTCGTTGGTCCGTCGCGAGTTTCCGACGCCGATCGGCCCGGTCGACCTGATGTGCCGGGACGCCGACGGGCGGTCGGTGGCCGTGGAGATCAAGCGTCGCGGTGAGATCGACGGGGTGGAGCAGCTGACGAGGTACCTCGAGCTGCTCAACCGCGATCCGCTGCTCGCGCCCGTCCAGGGAATCTTCGCCGCCCAGCAGATCAAGCCGCAGGCCCGGACGCTGGCCGAGGACCGGGGGATCCGGTGCGTGGTGCTCGACTACGACATCCTGCGCGGGTTGGACTCGGGGGAGTTCCGACTCTTCTGA
- a CDS encoding DUF3107 domain-containing protein has translation MDVKIGVAESGRELTVSSAATPDEIEAQLATALADPKGTLVLTDDKGRRVIIPSARIAYVEIAPADGRRVGFFNA, from the coding sequence GTGGACGTCAAGATCGGTGTGGCGGAGAGCGGCCGCGAACTGACCGTGAGCTCGGCCGCCACCCCCGACGAGATCGAGGCGCAGCTCGCCACGGCACTCGCCGACCCCAAGGGCACCCTGGTGCTGACCGACGACAAGGGCCGCCGGGTGATCATCCCTTCGGCGCGTATCGCCTACGTCGAGATCGCCCCGGCCGACGGCCGGCGGGTCGGCTTCTTCAACGCCTGA
- a CDS encoding TetR/AcrR family transcriptional regulator yields the protein MAEPTVARPTTRLSRSARREQLLQAAKGAFVTQGYHSAAMDDIAERAGVSKPVLYQHFPSKLELYLALLAESADHMVTLVRDAIATTTENRERVHAAVDAYFSFVADNGEAYRLIFESDLRGQVEVERIVEHATEACIAEITQTIITDTGSDPGRARLIASGMVGLSQVSARYWISQVDGVPREEAIALLSTLAWRGISHFPPRHEEHRGG from the coding sequence ATGGCCGAACCCACCGTGGCCCGTCCGACGACGCGCCTCTCCCGGTCGGCCCGACGCGAACAGCTCCTGCAGGCCGCCAAAGGCGCGTTCGTCACGCAGGGCTATCACTCCGCGGCCATGGACGACATCGCCGAACGGGCGGGGGTGAGCAAGCCCGTTCTCTACCAACACTTCCCGTCCAAGCTCGAGCTGTATCTCGCGCTGCTCGCCGAGTCGGCCGACCACATGGTCACCCTCGTCCGCGACGCGATCGCCACCACCACGGAGAACCGGGAACGGGTGCATGCCGCGGTGGATGCCTACTTCAGCTTCGTGGCGGACAACGGTGAGGCCTACCGGCTCATCTTCGAGTCCGACCTTCGCGGCCAGGTGGAGGTCGAACGGATCGTCGAGCACGCCACCGAGGCCTGCATCGCGGAGATCACCCAGACGATCATCACGGACACCGGCAGTGATCCCGGTCGGGCACGACTGATTGCGTCGGGGATGGTGGGGCTGTCGCAGGTCAGTGCCCGCTACTGGATCTCCCAGGTGGACGGAGTGCCCCGCGAGGAGGCCATCGCCCTGCTCTCCACCCTGGCGTGGCGGGGCATCTCCCACTTCCCGCCCCGGCACGAGGAGCACCGGGGCGGGTGA